In the genome of Desulfobacterales bacterium, one region contains:
- the ettA gene encoding energy-dependent translational throttle protein EttA — protein sequence MSSEINKVIYSMIRVSKYYDKKPVLKDISLSYFYGAKIGVLGLNGSGKTSLLRILAGVDQNFNGETVLSEGYTVGYLEQEPLVNVDKTVRQVVEEGVQETMDLLKEFEEINAKFAEPMSDDEMNALIERQGQVQEKLDAQDAWELDSRLEMAMDALRCPPEETSVTILSGGEKRRVALCRLLLQKPDILLLDEPTNHLDAESVAWLEQHLQKYPGTVIAVTHDRYFLDNVAGWILELDRGEGIPWKGNYSSWLEQKQERLRREEKSEGSRQKTLQRELEWIRMSPKGRHTKSQARINSYEKLLSQEAEGREKELELYIPPGPRLGDVVIEAEKVGKAYGDRLLTENMEFRLPPGGIVGVIGPNGAGKTTLFRMITDQEKPDSGSFRLGETVKLAYIDQNRELDPNKTIWEEISGGSDQIELGNRLVNSRAYVARYNLSGNDQQKKIGTLSGGQRNRVHLAKMLKEGANVILLDEPTNDLDVNTLRALEEALENFGGCAVVISHDRWFLDRIATHILAFEGNSQVVFFNGNWSGYEADRKKRLGAAADRPHRIKYRRLTR from the coding sequence GTGAGCAGCGAAATCAACAAAGTCATCTATTCGATGATCAGGGTCAGCAAGTATTATGATAAAAAACCGGTATTAAAGGATATCTCACTGTCCTATTTCTACGGCGCCAAAATCGGCGTGCTGGGACTAAACGGTTCCGGTAAAACTTCTCTGCTGCGCATCCTTGCCGGGGTCGATCAGAATTTTAACGGCGAAACCGTCCTTTCGGAAGGATACACCGTCGGCTATCTGGAGCAGGAACCCCTGGTGAACGTGGATAAAACCGTTCGGCAGGTGGTTGAAGAAGGCGTCCAGGAAACAATGGATCTCCTAAAGGAGTTTGAAGAGATTAACGCCAAGTTTGCCGAACCCATGAGCGATGATGAAATGAACGCTCTGATCGAACGTCAGGGACAGGTCCAGGAAAAACTGGATGCCCAGGATGCCTGGGAGCTTGACTCGCGACTGGAAATGGCCATGGATGCCCTGCGCTGTCCCCCCGAAGAAACGTCGGTCACAATCCTTTCCGGCGGCGAAAAACGCCGGGTGGCGCTCTGCCGCCTGCTGCTGCAAAAGCCGGACATTCTGCTGCTGGATGAACCCACCAATCATCTGGATGCCGAAAGCGTCGCATGGCTCGAACAGCATTTGCAGAAATATCCGGGCACCGTCATTGCCGTCACCCATGACCGTTATTTTCTGGACAATGTCGCCGGCTGGATTCTCGAACTTGACCGGGGGGAAGGGATCCCCTGGAAGGGAAACTACTCCAGTTGGTTGGAGCAGAAACAGGAACGCCTGCGCCGGGAGGAGAAGTCCGAAGGCTCCCGCCAGAAAACCCTCCAGCGCGAACTGGAATGGATCCGCATGTCGCCCAAGGGCCGCCACACCAAGAGCCAGGCACGTATCAATTCATACGAAAAACTGCTTTCCCAGGAAGCTGAGGGTCGCGAAAAAGAGCTGGAACTTTATATTCCGCCGGGACCCCGCCTGGGCGATGTGGTCATTGAGGCTGAAAAAGTCGGCAAGGCCTACGGCGATCGCCTGCTGACTGAAAACATGGAATTCCGTTTGCCCCCCGGCGGAATTGTGGGGGTTATCGGTCCCAACGGCGCCGGCAAGACCACCCTGTTCAGGATGATCACGGACCAGGAAAAGCCGGACAGCGGCTCCTTCCGGCTGGGCGAGACGGTGAAACTGGCTTACATCGACCAGAACCGCGAACTGGATCCCAACAAGACGATCTGGGAAGAAATATCCGGCGGCAGCGATCAGATTGAACTCGGCAATCGCCTGGTCAACTCCCGGGCCTATGTGGCCCGCTATAATTTATCCGGCAATGACCAGCAGAAAAAAATTGGAACCCTTTCCGGCGGGCAGCGCAACCGGGTGCATCTGGCCAAGATGCTCAAGGAAGGGGCCAACGTCATCCTCCTGGACGAACCCACCAACGATCTGGATGTCAACACCCTGCGGGCGCTGGAAGAAGCCCTGGAAAATTTCGGCGGCTGCGCCGTGGTGATCAGCCACGACCGCTGGTTCCTGGACCGCATTGCCACCCATATCCTGGCCTTTGAAGGCAACAGCCAGGTTGTTTTCTTTAATGGCAACTGGTCGGGATACGAAGCCGACCGCAAAAAGCGCCTGGGCGCGGCAGCCGACCGGCCCCACCGCATCAAGTACCGCCGCCTGACGCGATAG
- a CDS encoding tripartite tricarboxylate transporter permease: MLDAFVGGLILVFQWKSFLYLLLGAGIGFWVGILPGLGGATTLALMMPFIYKMTPQEALPFLLGMHSVVQTTGDITSILFGIPGEATTVATIVDGYPMAKKGEAGRAIGAALMSSLIGAVFGAMFLAISIPIVRPLVLAFGSPEMLMVILLGLTCISSLSGQDRRGLLLGLLSGGIGLLCSLVGQDRQAGILRFTFDSLYLWNGLPVIPVLVGLFAVPEIVDLAVRGTAIAGDVPSGKLGKGVMQGVRDTFTHFWLTVRCSLVGSLIGILPGLGGGVAQWMSYAHATQSAKTVEEQEGFGQGDIRGVLGPGAANNSKEGAGLIPTVAFGIPASSGMAILLGAFFLLGLVPGPEMLTKHLTLTFSMVWTIVVANIIIVLVSFLFINHIAALTTIRGKLLIPFILLLTFIGAYTSTNHIGDLITVLSFGCVGYFMVRFNWPRPPFILGFILGELAETYLYVSTSRYGWDWLYRPKVIVIFLLAVAVAVYPFIQRKRLQKGESSDEI; the protein is encoded by the coding sequence ATGCTTGATGCTTTTGTAGGCGGCCTGATACTGGTTTTCCAATGGAAATCATTTCTGTATCTGCTCCTCGGCGCGGGAATCGGATTTTGGGTAGGGATTCTGCCAGGATTAGGGGGGGCGACGACACTGGCCCTGATGATGCCGTTTATTTATAAAATGACCCCCCAGGAAGCGCTCCCCTTTCTCTTGGGGATGCATTCGGTTGTCCAGACGACGGGGGATATTACGTCGATTCTTTTCGGCATTCCCGGGGAGGCCACCACGGTGGCCACCATCGTGGACGGCTATCCCATGGCGAAAAAAGGAGAGGCCGGACGGGCCATCGGCGCCGCCCTCATGAGCTCCCTGATCGGGGCGGTATTCGGCGCCATGTTCTTGGCCATCTCCATCCCGATTGTGCGGCCCCTGGTCCTGGCGTTCGGATCGCCGGAGATGCTGATGGTCATTCTGCTGGGGTTGACCTGTATCTCTTCCTTGAGCGGCCAGGACCGCCGGGGGCTTCTGCTAGGGCTCCTGAGCGGCGGCATCGGGCTGCTGTGCTCGCTGGTGGGCCAGGACCGCCAGGCCGGCATCCTGCGGTTTACGTTCGACTCGCTTTATCTGTGGAACGGGCTGCCGGTTATCCCGGTCCTGGTCGGTCTTTTTGCCGTTCCGGAAATCGTCGACCTTGCGGTCCGGGGAACCGCCATTGCGGGAGATGTGCCTTCGGGCAAGCTCGGCAAGGGGGTGATGCAGGGGGTTCGGGATACGTTCACGCACTTCTGGCTCACCGTCCGGTGCAGTCTGGTCGGTTCGTTGATCGGTATTCTGCCGGGACTGGGGGGCGGGGTGGCCCAGTGGATGTCCTATGCCCATGCCACCCAGAGCGCCAAAACGGTGGAAGAACAGGAAGGCTTCGGCCAGGGGGATATACGGGGCGTCCTGGGACCGGGTGCGGCCAATAATTCCAAGGAAGGCGCCGGCCTGATTCCCACGGTCGCCTTCGGCATTCCCGCCAGCAGCGGCATGGCGATTCTGCTGGGGGCCTTTTTTCTCCTCGGGCTGGTGCCCGGCCCGGAAATGCTGACCAAGCACCTGACCTTGACGTTTTCCATGGTATGGACGATTGTGGTGGCCAACATTATCATCGTCCTGGTGAGCTTTCTTTTCATCAACCACATTGCGGCGCTGACCACGATCCGGGGCAAACTGCTGATCCCGTTCATACTCCTGCTGACATTTATCGGGGCCTATACCTCAACCAATCATATCGGCGATCTGATTACGGTCCTATCGTTCGGATGCGTGGGGTATTTCATGGTGCGGTTCAACTGGCCGCGCCCGCCTTTTATCCTGGGCTTTATCCTGGGCGAACTGGCCGAGACCTATCTGTATGTTTCCACGTCCCGATACGGCTGGGACTGGCTGTATCGACCCAAGGTGATTGTTATATTCCTGCTGGCGGTGGCGGTGGCGGTTTATCCGTTTATTCAACGCAAAAGACTGCAGAAGGGAGAATCGTCCGATGAAATTTAA
- a CDS encoding MFS transporter, producing the protein MNEAKSSDLSLTLNQRALGKRFYYLYAFFNSFSWAALAEGVVILLLLRLGATETWVGIVTSLQYVTLPAMVLGYTTVSRLGVTGTAGLFWGIRSCSAALMIIAPWTLRFGANIPLWFMFFGSLGFMLGRAAGLISFTGIITELTTTRDRGELISNSSRISQFGSILMTLGMALFLGTAAPLHRYQILLAFGMLCGLIGAGALFKVPESGIFRTKTPLKLWEELRWSLATRGRKWFMVMMLVIPITQGVTYAFGILIAKQGYGLSDQTVVFFVLVATVGGIVASYTYRLFLDQLGSRPLLVITSFLDIAGVALVILLPKTFTAVLIGVLFFVNGYVHIAFNAAMQHYFISITTHAHQLAHGIITRALGGLVGGLALILGGWLLEKLKLSASLPIDPLQHFRWFYGGLLLLLIFRTVVFFKLPRLKSQGIRDALSALFSPWDWRAIHAVKRAISVQSEDEETKALSALMHTDSRIYQADLEHYLDSPSIFIRQRAMDALQRAKPTRSLIKALQRDLQVNQFTTAHQAAYRLGH; encoded by the coding sequence GTGAATGAAGCTAAATCTTCTGATTTATCGCTTACGCTGAATCAACGCGCGTTAGGAAAACGGTTCTATTACCTCTACGCCTTTTTCAATTCCTTTTCCTGGGCGGCACTGGCCGAAGGGGTGGTCATCCTCTTATTGCTGCGCCTGGGCGCCACCGAAACATGGGTGGGAATTGTTACCTCCCTGCAGTATGTGACCCTGCCGGCAATGGTGCTGGGATATACCACGGTATCCCGGCTCGGCGTAACCGGAACAGCCGGCCTGTTCTGGGGAATCCGCAGCTGCTCGGCCGCCCTGATGATCATCGCCCCCTGGACGCTCCGGTTTGGTGCGAACATACCCCTGTGGTTCATGTTTTTTGGTTCGCTGGGCTTTATGCTGGGCCGGGCCGCGGGTCTGATATCCTTTACCGGCATTATTACCGAGTTGACGACCACGCGTGACCGCGGCGAGCTGATATCGAATTCATCCAGGATCTCCCAGTTCGGATCAATCCTGATGACCCTTGGAATGGCCCTCTTTTTAGGAACAGCTGCTCCGCTCCACCGCTACCAGATCCTTTTGGCTTTTGGCATGCTGTGTGGTTTAATCGGCGCCGGCGCACTCTTCAAAGTGCCGGAATCCGGTATCTTTCGCACAAAAACGCCGTTAAAGCTTTGGGAAGAGCTCCGGTGGAGCCTGGCGACCCGGGGCCGTAAATGGTTCATGGTGATGATGCTGGTAATCCCCATCACCCAAGGGGTCACTTATGCTTTCGGCATCTTGATCGCCAAGCAGGGATACGGTCTCAGCGACCAGACCGTCGTGTTTTTTGTCCTGGTTGCCACCGTTGGGGGCATTGTAGCATCTTATACCTACCGCCTTTTTCTGGACCAGCTCGGCTCGCGTCCCCTGTTGGTGATTACCAGTTTTTTGGACATTGCCGGCGTTGCCCTGGTCATTCTGCTGCCGAAAACATTTACGGCGGTCCTCATCGGCGTCCTTTTTTTTGTCAACGGCTATGTCCATATCGCCTTTAACGCCGCCATGCAGCATTATTTTATCAGTATCACCACCCATGCCCATCAGCTCGCCCATGGAATCATCACCCGGGCTCTCGGGGGTCTGGTGGGAGGGTTGGCGCTGATCTTAGGGGGGTGGCTGCTGGAAAAGCTGAAACTGTCCGCTTCCCTTCCCATTGATCCGCTGCAGCATTTTCGCTGGTTCTACGGCGGATTGCTCCTGCTGTTGATCTTTCGCACGGTGGTGTTCTTTAAGCTGCCGCGGCTGAAATCCCAGGGCATCCGCGATGCCCTCAGCGCCCTCTTCTCTCCATGGGACTGGCGCGCCATACACGCGGTTAAACGCGCCATCAGCGTGCAGAGTGAAGATGAAGAAACCAAGGCCCTGTCGGCCCTGATGCACACCGATTCACGCATCTATCAGGCCGATCTGGAGCATTATTTAGATTCACCCAGCATTTTTATCCGGCAACGCGCCATGGATGCCTTACAGCGTGCCAAACCCACACGATCCCTTATTAAAGCGCTTCAAAGAGATTTACAGGTCAATCAATTTACCACGGCCCATCAGGCGGCCTACCGGCTGGGTCACTGA
- a CDS encoding cation:proton antiporter, whose product MDLWFFLKELVMLLGGAFLLGALAQRLGQNPIVGYLLAGTIIGPLLFNAAAVNNAAELGVALLLFSIGLEFSFKRLRQMGPSAFGGGLVQVLATIGLVALVLVIPLTLPQALTIGALVSLSSTAVVMRMLVETAQIDSIRGRFCLGILLLQDIAIVPLVVMVSLLTPAAADTSMGLHLLKIGASIVGLIMAFYLVLNYILPLLLSAKGVFANRELMILLSIATGLGSAWSAHSIGVSPALGAFIAGMLLGESPFATQIRADIGALRAIMVTLFFASVGMLFKPLWFLHHMHWVLPAALLIFVVKTVIIFGVGRLFKLNTHQSLAAGITLGQVGEFSFVLAAAARAGGILENDAFDLIVAVIIVLIFAAPYMVTLAFPTTDRLMNLISRRMPAGVRDSPSSSQSATTRVLVVGLGPAGREIATVLKERQLEPIGIDLNPQSLAVAKELGIPFHLGDAASEEVLVHAGLSDVCLAVVTVPDPYSVIRIVQLLRSLRNGLTIAARSRYNRHVTEIQMAGADIIIDEEASMGQQLAQKIVEHLQESSGAILACRLGGQTPEIIP is encoded by the coding sequence ATGGATCTATGGTTTTTTTTAAAAGAACTGGTGATGCTCCTGGGGGGCGCTTTCCTGCTGGGTGCGCTGGCCCAGCGTTTGGGTCAAAATCCCATCGTGGGGTATCTGCTGGCCGGTACGATTATCGGCCCGTTGCTGTTCAATGCCGCTGCGGTCAATAACGCTGCCGAACTGGGGGTCGCCCTGCTCCTGTTTTCCATCGGACTCGAATTTTCGTTTAAGCGGCTGCGGCAGATGGGTCCCAGCGCATTTGGCGGCGGCTTGGTTCAAGTTCTCGCTACCATCGGCCTCGTCGCGCTGGTTTTAGTCATCCCGCTAACCCTGCCCCAGGCCCTGACCATCGGCGCCCTCGTGTCCCTGAGTTCCACTGCCGTGGTCATGCGAATGCTGGTTGAAACCGCCCAAATCGATTCCATCCGCGGGCGATTCTGCCTGGGCATCCTGCTGCTGCAGGATATCGCCATCGTTCCGTTGGTGGTAATGGTCAGCCTTCTTACGCCGGCCGCCGCCGACACCAGCATGGGCCTGCATCTGCTCAAAATCGGCGCCTCGATTGTGGGCCTGATTATGGCCTTTTATCTTGTTCTGAATTATATCCTGCCGCTGCTGCTGTCCGCCAAGGGGGTTTTTGCAAACCGTGAGCTGATGATATTGCTGTCCATCGCCACCGGGTTGGGGTCAGCATGGTCGGCGCACAGCATTGGGGTTTCACCGGCGCTGGGGGCGTTTATCGCCGGCATGCTCCTGGGTGAATCGCCCTTTGCAACCCAGATACGGGCCGACATCGGTGCCCTTCGGGCCATCATGGTGACACTCTTTTTTGCGTCGGTGGGCATGCTTTTCAAACCGCTCTGGTTCCTGCATCATATGCATTGGGTTCTCCCGGCAGCGCTGTTGATCTTTGTTGTTAAAACAGTGATCATTTTCGGCGTGGGCCGCTTATTCAAACTCAATACCCACCAGAGCCTGGCCGCCGGAATTACCCTGGGCCAGGTCGGTGAGTTTTCCTTTGTGCTGGCCGCCGCCGCCCGGGCGGGCGGAATCCTGGAAAATGATGCCTTTGACCTCATTGTTGCGGTGATTATCGTGCTCATATTCGCCGCCCCCTACATGGTAACCCTGGCGTTTCCCACTACCGATCGCCTGATGAACCTGATTTCCCGCCGAATGCCGGCCGGTGTTCGGGACAGTCCAAGTTCGTCTCAGTCCGCCACCACCCGGGTACTGGTGGTGGGCCTGGGGCCGGCCGGCCGTGAAATTGCAACGGTCCTGAAGGAGCGCCAACTTGAACCCATCGGCATCGACTTAAACCCCCAGAGCCTGGCGGTTGCCAAGGAATTGGGAATCCCGTTCCATCTGGGCGATGCCGCCAGCGAAGAAGTTTTAGTGCACGCCGGCCTGTCGGATGTATGTCTGGCGGTGGTAACGGTGCCGGACCCATACTCGGTTATTCGAATCGTTCAACTGCTCCGGAGCTTAAGAAATGGATTGACCATCGCCGCCCGCTCACGCTATAACCGCCATGTTACGGAAATTCAAATGGCCGGCGCAGACATCATCATTGATGAAGAAGCCAGCATGGGGCAGCAGTTGGCCCAAAAAATTGTGGAACATTTACAAGAAAGTTCCGGCGCCATCCTGGCCTGCCGCCTGGGTGGACAAACGCCTGAGATCATACCCTGA
- a CDS encoding MFS transporter, with product MDKKGVAIPLTATLVIQALVSMAAFAAPIFAPTAAGDIGISATSVGIYIGLIYITSMFSSLWSADFIGRYGALRVSQVCLLVCGIGLALAAAGSVPVLILSALILGLGYGAVTPASSHILSRNAPASLMSFVFSIKQTGVPLGGAMAGAIVPSLVLFAGWKYAVVIVGAICGLSAILGQPIRRGIDGDREPARRISFQGVTGPLRLVVTHRPLLRLAIISFFYGGMQLCLITYLVIYLTKNIGMALIAAGLTLSAAQIAGIVGRIIWGIIADRFLKPPLVLGLIGIMMSLGAVATACFSPDWPYPAIWIVVIVFGASAIGWNGVYLAEAARLAPGGQVSAATGGCLFFTFLGVVVGPPVFAGVAAYTDSYSLGYLLFAGFTFVCALVAILSGRKKADH from the coding sequence ATGGATAAAAAGGGTGTCGCCATTCCCCTGACAGCTACACTGGTGATCCAGGCCCTGGTTTCCATGGCGGCGTTTGCTGCACCGATTTTTGCGCCGACGGCGGCCGGGGACATCGGCATTTCCGCGACCAGCGTCGGTATTTATATCGGTCTGATCTATATCACCAGCATGTTTTCAAGCCTGTGGAGCGCTGATTTTATCGGCCGCTACGGCGCCCTGCGGGTCAGCCAGGTCTGCCTGCTTGTTTGCGGTATCGGGCTGGCCCTGGCGGCGGCGGGTTCGGTGCCGGTATTGATCCTGAGCGCGCTGATTCTGGGTTTGGGGTATGGTGCGGTCACGCCGGCCAGTTCCCATATCCTTTCGCGCAATGCGCCGGCAAGCCTGATGTCGTTTGTATTCTCCATCAAACAAACAGGGGTTCCGCTGGGGGGGGCCATGGCCGGCGCGATCGTACCGTCCCTGGTGTTATTTGCGGGCTGGAAGTATGCCGTTGTTATTGTGGGGGCTATTTGCGGACTGAGCGCAATCCTGGGACAACCGATCCGCAGGGGGATCGACGGCGATCGTGAGCCGGCCCGGCGGATTTCCTTTCAGGGCGTGACCGGGCCGCTGCGGCTGGTGGTGACCCACCGGCCACTGCTGCGGCTGGCGATCATCTCATTTTTTTATGGCGGCATGCAGCTGTGCCTGATTACTTACCTCGTCATTTACCTGACAAAGAATATCGGTATGGCGCTCATCGCCGCCGGGCTGACCCTTTCTGCAGCCCAAATCGCCGGTATCGTTGGGAGGATCATCTGGGGTATTATTGCCGATCGGTTTTTAAAACCGCCGCTGGTGCTGGGATTGATCGGAATTATGATGTCGCTGGGGGCTGTTGCGACAGCCTGTTTTTCGCCGGACTGGCCGTACCCGGCCATCTGGATCGTCGTGATCGTATTCGGCGCCAGTGCCATCGGCTGGAACGGGGTTTACCTGGCAGAGGCGGCGCGCCTGGCGCCCGGCGGACAGGTCAGCGCCGCCACCGGCGGCTGTCTTTTTTTTACCTTCCTGGGGGTGGTGGTGGGACCGCCGGTTTTTGCAGGGGTGGCCGCGTACACCGACAGTTATTCACTGGGATATCTGCTTTTCGCCGGCTTCACGTTTGTTTGCGCATTGGTGGCTATTCTCAGCGGACGTAAGAAGGCGGATCACTGA
- a CDS encoding NIPSNAP family protein — MIYEIRTYTLTPGSIPEFEKRFEAALPSRTTYSELAAFWHTEFGPLNQVIHVWPFDDLGHRAEVRRRLAKEPGWPPKTAELVLAMQSEIFTPAPYSQKLGGGQKLGNVYEMRIYQYRPGSMPTVIERFETALKGGRMELSPLAACMSSELGLLNVWIHIWPYASLDDRERVRQESRKLDTWPPQTREMLVSQQNKILIPASFSPMA, encoded by the coding sequence ATGATTTACGAAATCCGGACCTATACCCTGACACCTGGTTCCATCCCCGAATTTGAAAAGCGTTTTGAGGCCGCACTGCCCAGCCGCACCACTTATTCGGAGCTGGCAGCCTTCTGGCACACCGAGTTTGGACCGCTGAACCAGGTCATCCATGTATGGCCTTTCGACGATCTGGGCCATCGAGCCGAGGTCCGTCGCCGCCTCGCCAAAGAACCCGGCTGGCCGCCTAAAACCGCCGAACTGGTTCTGGCCATGCAGTCGGAAATTTTCACGCCGGCCCCTTATTCGCAAAAACTGGGCGGCGGCCAGAAACTCGGAAATGTTTATGAAATGCGGATCTATCAATACAGGCCCGGTTCCATGCCGACGGTCATTGAACGTTTTGAAACAGCTTTAAAAGGCGGACGCATGGAGCTATCGCCCCTGGCAGCCTGTATGTCCAGCGAACTCGGACTGCTGAATGTCTGGATCCACATCTGGCCCTACGCCAGCCTGGATGACCGTGAGCGCGTCCGTCAGGAGTCCCGCAAACTCGATACCTGGCCCCCCCAAACCCGTGAGATGCTGGTCAGCCAGCAAAACAAGATTCTGATTCCGGCGTCGTTTTCGCCGATGGCGTAA
- a CDS encoding tripartite tricarboxylate transporter substrate-binding protein yields MKKSTIFLLVVFCLATVLFSVDRSQAAPYYEGKKIKIVVGFAPGGGYDRMARLLAKHLPKYIPGKPTFIIENMPGASSMITANYIYNIAKPDGLTIGTFNRGLPFAQLTAKKGAKFDMRKYAWIGSSAVEATVLVIRTDLPYKTFDEMLKDKSVKMLGSTGPGDSNGHLLSMLQAFLGMDLKNISYPSSADVMLAVERKELDGRGSSYSSALPFIDRGVVRPVLRGRIAEEGIENLPVDEDLVTDPKAKTLLMMRSAPDRFGRPYVAPPGTPENVMNILREAFAKVEKDPELQKDAEKNKMKITYVPAEECLKVINFILNQPEDMVNEFKKFVQF; encoded by the coding sequence ATGAAGAAAAGTACTATTTTTTTGCTTGTTGTCTTCTGTCTTGCAACGGTTTTATTTTCGGTCGATCGGTCACAGGCGGCACCCTATTATGAGGGCAAGAAGATTAAAATTGTAGTCGGGTTTGCACCCGGCGGGGGGTATGATCGGATGGCCCGGCTGCTGGCAAAACACCTTCCGAAGTATATTCCCGGAAAGCCCACCTTCATCATCGAAAACATGCCGGGGGCTTCCAGTATGATTACCGCCAATTACATTTACAACATTGCCAAACCGGACGGATTGACCATCGGCACCTTTAACCGCGGTCTGCCCTTTGCCCAGCTCACCGCAAAAAAAGGCGCCAAGTTCGATATGCGTAAATATGCCTGGATCGGGTCTTCTGCGGTGGAAGCCACCGTATTGGTCATACGGACAGACCTTCCCTACAAGACCTTTGATGAGATGCTTAAGGACAAATCGGTAAAGATGCTGGGCTCCACCGGCCCCGGCGACAGCAACGGCCATCTGCTCAGCATGCTGCAGGCGTTTCTGGGCATGGACCTGAAAAATATCAGTTATCCTTCCAGCGCGGATGTGATGCTGGCGGTGGAGCGCAAGGAACTCGACGGCAGAGGTTCTTCTTACAGTTCCGCGCTTCCATTTATTGATAGGGGCGTGGTGCGTCCGGTATTGCGAGGCCGTATTGCCGAGGAAGGGATCGAAAATTTGCCGGTGGATGAAGACCTGGTGACGGATCCGAAAGCAAAAACGCTTTTGATGATGCGCTCTGCGCCCGATCGTTTCGGGCGGCCCTATGTGGCGCCGCCGGGGACCCCGGAAAATGTGATGAATATTTTGCGGGAAGCCTTTGCAAAGGTGGAAAAAGATCCGGAGCTTCAGAAGGATGCCGAAAAAAACAAAATGAAAATCACCTATGTCCCGGCCGAAGAATGCCTGAAAGTGATTAACTTTATTCTCAATCAGCCGGAGGATATGGTTAACGAATTTAAGAAATTCGTACAGTTCTAA